In Homo sapiens chromosome 11, GRCh38.p14 Primary Assembly, one DNA window encodes the following:
- the TRIM49 gene encoding tripartite motif-containing protein 49, whose product MNSGILQVFQGELICPLCMNYFIDPVTIDCGHSFCRPCFYLNWQDIPFLVQCSECTKSTEQINLKTNIHLKKMASLARKVSLWLFLSSEEQMCGTHRETKKIFCEVDRSLLCLLCSSSQEHRYHRHRPIEWAAEEHREKLLQKMQSLWEKACENHRNLNVETTRTRCWKDYVNLRLEAIRAEYQKMPAFHHEEEKHNLEMLKKKGKEIFHRLHLSKAKMAHRMEILRGMYEELNEMCHKPDVELLQAFGDILHRSESVLLHMPQPLNPELSAGPITGLRDRLNQFRVHITLHHEEANNDIFLYEILRSMCIGCDHQDVPYFTATPRSFLAWGVQTFTSGKYYWEVHVGDSWNWAFGVCNMYRKEKNQNEKIDGKAGLFLLGCVKNDIQCSLFTTSPLMLQYIPKPTSRVGLFLDCEAKTVSFVDVNQSSLIYTIPNCSFSPPLRPIFCCIHF is encoded by the exons ATGAATTCTGGAATCTTACAGGTCTTTCAGGGGGAACTCATCTGCCCCCTGTGCATGAACTACTTCATAGACCCGGTCACCATAGACTGTGGGCACAGCTTTTGCAGGCCTTGTTTCTACCTCAACTGGCAAGACATCCCATTTCTTGTCCAGTGCTCTGAATGCACAAAGTCAACCGAGCAGATAAACCTCAAAACCAACATTCATTTGAAGAAGATGGCTTCTCTTGCCAGAAAAGTCAGTCTCTGGCTATTCCTGAGCTCTGAGGAGCAAATGTGTGGCACTCACAGGGAGACAAAGAAGATATTCTGTGAAGTGGACAGGAGCCTGCTCTGTTTGCTGTGCTCCAGCTCTCAGGAGCACCGGTATCACAGACACCGTCCCATTGAGTGGGCTGCTGAGGAACACCGG GAGAAGCTTTTACAGAAAATGCAGTCTTTGTGGGAAAAAGCTTGTGAAAATCACAGAAACCTGAATGTGGAAACCACCAGAACCAGATGCTGGAAG GATTATGTGAATTTAAGGCTAGAAGCAATTAGAGCTGAGTATCAGAAGATGCCTGCATTTCatcatgaagaagaaaaacataatttggaGATGCtgaaaaagaaggggaaagaaattTTTCATCGACTTCATTTAAGTAAAGCCAAAATGGCTCATAGGATGGAGATTTTAAGAGGAATGTATGAGGAGCTGAACGAAATGTGCCATAAACCAGATGTGGAGCTACTTCAG gcttttgGAGACATATTACACAG GAGTGAGTCCGTGCTGCTGCACATGCCCCAGCCTCTGAATCCAGAGCTCAGTGCAGGGCCCATCACTGGACTGAGGGACAGGCTCAACCAATTCCGAG tgcaTATTACTCTGCATCATGAAGAAGCCAACAATGATATCTTTCTGTATGAAATTTTGAGAAGCATGTGTATTGGATGTGACCATCAAGATGTACCCTATTTCACTGCAACACCTAGAAGTTTTCTTGCATGGGGTGTTCAGACTTTCACCTCGGGCAAATATTACTGGGAGGTCCATGTAGGGGACTCCTGGAATTGGGCTTTTGGTGTCTGTAATATGTATCGGAAAGAGAAGAATCAGAATGAGAAGATAGATGGAAAGGCGGGACTCTTTCTTCTTGGGTGTGTTAAGAATGACATTCAATGCAGTCTCTTTACCACCTCCCCACTTATGCTGCAATATATCCCAAAACCTACCAGCCGAGTAGGATTATTCCTGGATTGTGAGGCTAAGACTGTGAGCTTTGTTGATGTTAATCAAAGCTCCCTAATATACACCATCCCTAATTGCTCTTTCTCACCTCCTCTCAGGCCTATCTTTTGCTGTATTCACTTCTGA
- the TRIM49 gene encoding tripartite motif-containing protein 49 isoform X2 — MNSGILQVFQGELICPLCMNYFIDPVTIDCGHSFCRPCFYLNWQDIPFLVQCSECTKSTEQINLKTNIHLKKMASLARKVSLWLFLSSEEQMCGTHRETKKIFCEVDRSLLCLLCSSSQEHRYHRHRPIEWAAEEHREKLLQKMQSLWEKACENHRNLNVETTRTRCWKAFGDILHRSESVLLHMPQPLNPELSAGPITGLRDRLNQFRVHITLHHEEANNDIFLYEILRSMCIGCDHQDVPYFTATPRSFLAWGVQTFTSGKYYWEVHVGDSWNWAFGVCNMYRKEKNQNEKIDGKAGLFLLGCVKNDIQCSLFTTSPLMLQYIPKPTSRVGLFLDCEAKTVSFVDVNQSSLIYTIPNCSFSPPLRPIFCCIHF, encoded by the exons ATGAATTCTGGAATCTTACAGGTCTTTCAGGGGGAACTCATCTGCCCCCTGTGCATGAACTACTTCATAGACCCGGTCACCATAGACTGTGGGCACAGCTTTTGCAGGCCTTGTTTCTACCTCAACTGGCAAGACATCCCATTTCTTGTCCAGTGCTCTGAATGCACAAAGTCAACCGAGCAGATAAACCTCAAAACCAACATTCATTTGAAGAAGATGGCTTCTCTTGCCAGAAAAGTCAGTCTCTGGCTATTCCTGAGCTCTGAGGAGCAAATGTGTGGCACTCACAGGGAGACAAAGAAGATATTCTGTGAAGTGGACAGGAGCCTGCTCTGTTTGCTGTGCTCCAGCTCTCAGGAGCACCGGTATCACAGACACCGTCCCATTGAGTGGGCTGCTGAGGAACACCGG GAGAAGCTTTTACAGAAAATGCAGTCTTTGTGGGAAAAAGCTTGTGAAAATCACAGAAACCTGAATGTGGAAACCACCAGAACCAGATGCTGGAAG gcttttgGAGACATATTACACAG GAGTGAGTCCGTGCTGCTGCACATGCCCCAGCCTCTGAATCCAGAGCTCAGTGCAGGGCCCATCACTGGACTGAGGGACAGGCTCAACCAATTCCGAG tgcaTATTACTCTGCATCATGAAGAAGCCAACAATGATATCTTTCTGTATGAAATTTTGAGAAGCATGTGTATTGGATGTGACCATCAAGATGTACCCTATTTCACTGCAACACCTAGAAGTTTTCTTGCATGGGGTGTTCAGACTTTCACCTCGGGCAAATATTACTGGGAGGTCCATGTAGGGGACTCCTGGAATTGGGCTTTTGGTGTCTGTAATATGTATCGGAAAGAGAAGAATCAGAATGAGAAGATAGATGGAAAGGCGGGACTCTTTCTTCTTGGGTGTGTTAAGAATGACATTCAATGCAGTCTCTTTACCACCTCCCCACTTATGCTGCAATATATCCCAAAACCTACCAGCCGAGTAGGATTATTCCTGGATTGTGAGGCTAAGACTGTGAGCTTTGTTGATGTTAATCAAAGCTCCCTAATATACACCATCCCTAATTGCTCTTTCTCACCTCCTCTCAGGCCTATCTTTTGCTGTATTCACTTCTGA